In the genome of Stomoxys calcitrans chromosome 4, idStoCalc2.1, whole genome shotgun sequence, the window tttgcattttatttgtgACAATAATTGAACTTATTATGGACCCTATTTCCTCCAGCACAATCTCCAATGCAAAATTCCTCTTCTGTCATACTTCATTTCCACCagtaagcaaattttttttttatcataagcAAAAGCATTTGAGACAGCAGTCAATCGTTAATTTGTCTGGTTTCTTATTTCTTTCAACTTTATTCACACTTCTTAATATTAATTGCCATCGTTTTGcaattttaatataaacaaaATCGATGTCATATATGCCAGCTGTTGTTGATCTTTTGTTCATACAATACTTAATTTCATAGGTATACAAGTTTAAGGAATAGAGATATATATATAGGCGAGTAAGACAAAGTAATAAACATTATCATTAAGATAAgctattttgctatacacatacacacaaggTGATTATGTGATCTTTATGGGTAttgtttttctcttttcagTTTTAGGGTAAAAGCTAAAGCTACTTTGCTAGACATACAAAGGAATAATTTTCTatcttcttttttctttttatacataAAGACAAAATACTAGATGAACAAATGTTTTTGTCTAAGGAAATTAACGAAAATtaaagtacaaaattttttttttaaatagtacAACAAATATTAACAAAGATTCATATAGTAAATGTTATACATATAAAtatgttattttttgttttcttaataaTTTATCACATAATTGGTTTTAATCATAAATCGTCATCCCATTTaggtttcttttttgttttgtttcgtttcAATTTTGGTAAGCTCTTTGAGTAGTGATTCATGCGGTTTTGTTTGTTATCTACAAAAATACAGAGTCATTAAAATGAATTTCTAAACAATTGAAATTAAGATTATATTCCCAAGGGATTTTTGGTTTAAGACCAATGgacttttattttaaaacaaggaAAGTTGTTTATATGGCTTAGCTTCCTTCTTAGTTGATTAATTGCAAGTCCATTGTCTAGgaatttgaaaataaacaatTACTAACAATTCATTGGCACCAGTCTCTCATCACAACTCAAGGAGTAAACACATCTAAAACTtagctcttcttcttcctcttctCTTCTGTAGCTGCTTgggatgttgttgtttttgtttacatttggttAATTTGCGACAGTTTGCATCACACCCGCCAACTCAACCACAGCATGAACCACGTGAACCCTCAGGCACTTGTGACTGCATATCATCGTTACCATCTTGTGAATCTTCCACAATTAAACGTCTTTGGCCAAATTGTTGCTGGGCCGTGGCCCTTTGTCTTTGATTGTTTTGCTGGGCATGTTGTACCATAAGTCTTGTCAATTCCATAAATAATTCATCgatgttttcatttgttttggcCGACGTCTCAAAGTAATGGGCACCCACACTTTCGGCATATGCAATGGCATCATCTTCGCTCACTGTACGTTGCTCTTCCAGATCGATTTTATTGCCCGCAATAGTTAGAATGATCTCAGCACCCAACATACGTTTCAATTCCTTTACCCAATTTTTGACTTTCTGAAAGGAGTCCTGATCGGTGATGTCATACACCAGTATGGCACCGTGTGAGCCTCTATAGTAGATGGGTCCCAATGCATGAAAACGCTCCTGGCCTGCTGTATCCCAAATGTTCAACTGCACTTTGTTGC includes:
- the LOC106087026 gene encoding ras-related protein Rab-21, with the translated sequence MTTNNQQPTQYNFKVVLLGEGCVGKTSIVCRYVEDKFNSQHISTLQASFLTKKVNLENGNKVQLNIWDTAGQERFHALGPIYYRGSHGAILVYDITDQDSFQKVKNWVKELKRMLGAEIILTIAGNKIDLEEQRTVSEDDAIAYAESVGAHYFETSAKTNENIDELFMELTRLMVQHAQQNNQRQRATAQQQFGQRRLIVEDSQDGNDDMQSQVPEGSRGSCCG